The genomic DNA TTGTGAGCCAAAGATTTGATTGATAATATCTGTAGTGAGGTAGGCATATTTGAAGTAGCCCAAGATGAGCAAGTTAAAGAAAACAGAAATGGATAGAAATATCTTTCTTTGTTTTTCTGTTCTGTTTTCGTTATCAATGGCGAGTGCTGCAAAATAATCGATTACAGTGGATAATACGAGTAATGCGATGAAGTAAGTGTTTGTATAAGTATAAAAATAAATACTTCCGATGAGTAGGAAAACCTTCTGCCAGGTTTTCTTGAGAATGTTTCCGATGATGATGGATATAAAAAAGAAAATTAAAAAATGTAAGGAATTAAACTGCATGTCTTTAAACGCTCGAACCTAATCTTTTATGCCATTCAATTAAAAAGGATTCTTCTATCTGACTAGCAGTGGCTAACCATGTCCACTGTTTTTCATCCCAAATTCGCCTTCTTTTGATTGAATCTCGATTTGTAATTGTGAGAATTGCTTCTTTCCATTCGCTTGTTGCACGCGGGTTGACTAAAATGTCGGTGCCTGATTCCAAAATTTCTCGAAAGACTGGAATGTCCGAGGCAATGCAAACTTTTTGTTCTAGCATTGCTTCTAAAAGTGGAAGTCCAAATCCTTCGTGGATAGAGGGAAATAGAAAAACGCTGCATTTTTGGTAGAGAAGGTTGAGTAAGTTATCGTTTGGATTTTCTAAAAATAGAATCCCTTCTTTTTCCAATTCACCGGAGAGTAGTTTAGCGGTTAATTCCTCTTGTCCCCAGCCACGTCTACTCGCAATGACTAATTTGTAATCGAAGTCCGGTTTTTCTTTTTTTAAATCTAAGTAGGCGTCAATGACCGTAGAAATATTTTTTCGTGGTTCAAGTGTTCCTATGGTAAATAGAAATTTGCCTTCAATGGCTAATTCATTGTTCTTGATTACTTTTTTACTTACGCCGGGATATATTACTTTTAGTTTTTTTGCATATTCTGGTCTGAATTCGGCAATTTCTTTCATTGTATTCTTCGAGAGGCAAAACACGGTATCCGCGTTTCGTAACGTTTTAGGAGAAAGTAATTTGTGTTGAATAAAGTTGGCACGAGTCATTGTCTCTGGTGCAGAGCGAAAATTCAGATCGTGGTAGTTTACAAATTCTGGCATTGGGAGCTTGAAATAGGGAAGGAGTTGCAATGTTCCCCAGAGCATATCGATTCTATCTCTATGAAGAAAATACGGCAAAACAAAATTTAACCAGATTACACCCGGAATCGT from Leptospiraceae bacterium includes the following:
- a CDS encoding glycosyltransferase family 4 protein, producing MQMEVKYKPRIAVDARPLAYGLTGNSRYLFEALKYLIRKDSHFEYYLYSNKEIHPMFMDFIKLNNVTVVVPIKTIPGVIWLNFVLPYFLHRDRIDMLWGTLQLLPYFKLPMPEFVNYHDLNFRSAPETMTRANFIQHKLLSPKTLRNADTVFCLSKNTMKEIAEFRPEYAKKLKVIYPGVSKKVIKNNELAIEGKFLFTIGTLEPRKNISTVIDAYLDLKKEKPDFDYKLVIASRRGWGQEELTAKLLSGELEKEGILFLENPNDNLLNLLYQKCSVFLFPSIHEGFGLPLLEAMLEQKVCIASDIPVFREILESGTDILVNPRATSEWKEAILTITNRDSIKRRRIWDEKQWTWLATASQIEESFLIEWHKRLGSSV